A genomic window from Halorubrum lacusprofundi ATCC 49239 includes:
- a CDS encoding PAS domain-containing protein — translation MTDYLQKRGSEQYDRLATRIGHAVAQYRTEHELRERVKELTAIQTISDLLTDSDGQLAGQLQQVVTYLSQSLQFTEAAVASLSIDETEFTSPEYEPPVHQLSVQDVTTAGNELTLIIGYTIDSVSETDGDVFLPEERELITTVLQLVTAYLDRRHVLSDLQEAERRLNLILDNTTAVMYLKDTEGRYVFVNAEYERLFNVDSEELIGQYDADIHPPDMAETVQANDRRVLETGEPIETEEQITVDGDERTYLSLKVPVLDAAGEVEGVFGVSTEITERKERERQLEALNREIPRLLSAETIEEVAELGVVAAHEILDLQANAIHLYDAENEELAPVAYTDGVLELIGDPPTFRDGQSIAWRVFADGNATAIDDIQTDTDIYNPESPIRSELYLPLGEYGILMAGSPTPSKFDSQDVTVGELLTAHLTTALSQVTTEQELREREAELEAQNERLEQFASMVSHDLRNPLSVASGNLELYRETGEESRLETIDTALTRIQELITDLTSLARYGIPDENHELVSVSEVARDAWELIDTRSATLSTEPCTVTGDASQITTLFENLFRNAVGHGGPDVTVRVGPLENGFYVEDTGDGIPPDERDTVFDHGYTTGYSGSGIGLTIVSRIAQAHSWDVTLTDSTEGGARFEFRATCSDDPDN, via the coding sequence GTGACCGATTACCTACAGAAACGAGGCTCAGAACAGTACGACCGGCTTGCCACACGCATCGGTCACGCAGTTGCCCAGTACCGAACGGAACACGAACTGCGAGAACGAGTGAAAGAACTCACTGCAATTCAAACGATCAGCGATCTACTCACCGACAGTGACGGCCAGCTGGCAGGGCAACTCCAGCAAGTCGTTACGTACCTTTCACAGTCTCTCCAGTTCACAGAAGCGGCAGTTGCTTCGCTCTCTATCGATGAGACCGAGTTCACCTCTCCGGAGTACGAACCACCAGTTCACCAACTCTCAGTCCAAGACGTGACCACCGCCGGTAATGAACTCACACTTATAATTGGCTATACGATCGACTCAGTGTCAGAAACCGATGGTGATGTGTTTCTCCCCGAAGAACGAGAGCTAATCACCACGGTTCTACAGCTCGTCACGGCCTACCTTGATCGGCGACACGTCCTCTCAGATCTCCAAGAGGCAGAGCGTCGGCTCAATCTCATTCTCGACAATACGACCGCAGTGATGTATCTGAAAGATACTGAGGGTCGATATGTGTTTGTGAATGCCGAATACGAGCGGTTGTTCAATGTGGACTCCGAGGAGCTCATCGGACAGTACGATGCGGATATCCACCCGCCGGACATGGCCGAAACCGTCCAGGCGAACGATCGTCGTGTCCTCGAAACAGGCGAACCGATTGAGACTGAAGAACAAATCACGGTGGATGGTGACGAGCGAACGTATCTCTCATTGAAAGTCCCTGTGCTGGATGCTGCTGGTGAAGTGGAGGGCGTGTTCGGCGTATCCACAGAAATCACCGAACGTAAAGAACGAGAACGGCAACTCGAAGCACTCAATCGAGAGATACCACGGTTATTGTCCGCTGAGACGATCGAGGAAGTAGCCGAACTCGGGGTTGTCGCCGCTCATGAGATCTTGGATCTACAGGCGAATGCGATTCACCTGTACGACGCGGAGAACGAGGAACTGGCACCTGTTGCATACACTGATGGTGTTCTGGAGCTCATCGGTGACCCCCCGACGTTTCGTGACGGACAGAGTATCGCGTGGCGGGTGTTTGCGGATGGAAACGCGACAGCGATTGATGATATCCAGACTGACACAGATATCTACAACCCGGAGTCACCGATTCGCAGCGAGTTGTACCTCCCGCTGGGTGAGTATGGTATCTTGATGGCCGGGTCACCAACGCCCTCGAAGTTCGATTCACAAGACGTAACCGTTGGTGAACTACTTACCGCCCATCTTACCACTGCACTCTCCCAGGTCACCACCGAACAGGAGTTACGTGAGCGAGAAGCGGAGTTAGAAGCCCAAAACGAACGGCTCGAACAGTTTGCCAGTATGGTCTCACACGATTTACGCAATCCGTTATCAGTTGCGTCCGGAAACTTGGAATTATATCGGGAAACCGGTGAGGAATCCCGTTTAGAAACGATTGATACGGCTCTCACCCGCATTCAGGAGCTCATTACCGATCTTACCTCACTCGCACGTTATGGCATCCCCGACGAAAACCACGAACTAGTGTCGGTGTCTGAGGTGGCCCGCGACGCATGGGAGTTGATAGACACGCGGTCAGCAACCCTGTCAACGGAACCGTGCACAGTAACTGGCGACGCAAGCCAGATCACGACACTCTTCGAAAATCTGTTCCGGAATGCGGTCGGGCACGGTGGCCCAGACGTGACTGTCCGGGTCGGACCGCTTGAAAACGGGTTCTACGTTGAAGATACCGGTGACGGTATTCCCCCTGACGAACGTGACACCGTGTTTGATCACGGTTATACGACAGGCTACAGCGGAAGCGGTATCGGACTCACAATTGTCTCACGAATTGCCCAAGCTCACAGCTGGGACGTTACCCTTACAGACAGCACGGAAGGCGGCGCACGGTTCGAGTTCCGAGCGACATGTTCAGATGATCCGGATAACTAA
- a CDS encoding transposase: MATETLALFEHLEFDFLEEFDVFAPARRGRTRDHHPPALFRAFLHCYYKNVYGIRPVTRELQNTVVWLSCGFDRPPSRDAVDRFLTDLEHVVDEVFDRLVEQAACRGLLDLTYSIDSTDVRTMPADQDASKGYDPTAEEYYHGYGCTIVSTGQKIPIAAEFTESKQAPEETAMRVTCDALAVEKPIWMLGDSAYDTLGWHDHLLAAGVVPVAPYNARNTDDPKDIEYRVEARIDEHSEDVQLKQSTLDETYNRRSGVERTNDAVKDCGLGHVRARGRVHARAQVFLALCLRLVIAITNDERGDNPGSTVITL; encoded by the coding sequence ATGGCGACCGAGACGCTCGCGTTGTTCGAGCATCTTGAGTTCGACTTTCTCGAAGAATTCGATGTGTTCGCCCCCGCTCGCCGGGGGCGAACACGAGATCATCACCCACCAGCACTCTTCCGAGCGTTCCTGCACTGCTACTACAAGAACGTCTACGGCATCCGTCCAGTCACGCGAGAACTCCAGAACACGGTCGTCTGGCTCAGCTGTGGCTTCGATCGACCGCCGTCGAGAGACGCGGTCGATCGCTTCCTCACCGACCTCGAACACGTCGTCGACGAGGTCTTCGACCGCCTCGTCGAGCAGGCCGCCTGCCGCGGCCTGCTCGACTTGACCTACTCCATCGATTCCACCGACGTGAGGACGATGCCCGCCGACCAAGACGCGTCGAAAGGCTACGATCCAACCGCCGAAGAGTACTACCACGGCTACGGCTGTACGATCGTCTCGACCGGGCAAAAGATCCCGATTGCCGCGGAGTTCACCGAGAGCAAGCAAGCGCCAGAGGAGACGGCGATGCGCGTCACGTGTGACGCGCTCGCCGTCGAGAAACCGATCTGGATGCTTGGAGACAGCGCCTACGACACGCTCGGCTGGCACGACCACCTGCTGGCCGCAGGGGTCGTGCCAGTCGCTCCGTACAACGCACGAAACACCGACGATCCGAAAGACATCGAGTACAGGGTCGAAGCCCGCATCGACGAACACAGCGAGGACGTTCAGCTGAAGCAATCGACGCTAGACGAGACGTACAACCGCCGGAGTGGAGTCGAACGAACCAACGACGCCGTCAAGGACTGCGGCCTCGGGCACGTTCGCGCCCGAGGCCGCGTCCACGCACGAGCACAAGTGTTCCTCGCGCTGTGCCTTCGTCTCGTTATTGCGATCACCAACGACGAACGCGGAGACAATCCAGGAAGCACCGTCATCACGCTATGA
- a CDS encoding response regulator has protein sequence MHLLCVDDDTDFLDLTTTFLQRKLPAATIHTATRIHDARTLIETEPITCIVSDYEMPDQNGLEFLRTVRETHPELPFILFTEGVIESVTHEDAGCWNCVYERQHPARGDFYRRVLQCNGDRDARVVRAS, from the coding sequence ATGCATCTTCTCTGTGTCGATGACGACACGGATTTCTTGGATCTTACAACCACTTTTTTACAACGCAAGCTCCCTGCGGCGACGATACATACTGCGACACGCATCCACGACGCGCGAACACTCATCGAGACGGAACCGATTACGTGTATCGTGAGTGATTATGAGATGCCCGACCAGAATGGACTTGAGTTCTTACGCACAGTTCGTGAAACTCACCCGGAATTGCCGTTTATTCTCTTTACAGAGGGTGTCATAGAAAGCGTCACACACGAAGACGCAGGATGTTGGAACTGTGTCTACGAGCGCCAGCATCCTGCAAGAGGAGACTTCTATCGACGAGTTCTTCAATGTAATGGCGACCGAGACGCTCGCGTTGTTCGAGCATCTTGA
- the purB gene encoding adenylosuccinate lyase, whose amino-acid sequence MTDDSEPAGDDDIAGLSRSDPLAAVSPLDGRYAARTAPLSPYASEAALMRARTRVEVEYLIELAALDATPIALDEEAEAAFRAVYEEFSAEDARLIKALEVEGAEGYAATNHDVKAVEYFLRVRLDGLDDSGTIADSEALYPWIHFGLTSEDVNNLAQRLLVKQAVSEAIVPAIREVRDALVDLAQEHRGTPMLAHTHGQPATPTTFGKEMAVYASRLGRALGRVVVANGDLSGKLAGASGTYAAHDAAYPDVDWRAFAESFVRGLDLEHTPLATQVNPCDDLAALFDALRGVNNILLDLDLDAWLYVSDRYLGQRTVEGETGSSTMPHKVNPIDFENSEGNLSKANSDLTFLADYVTTSRLQRDLSDSTVKRNMGAALAHCLIGYSKAGDGLATVVPNETVMREELAATPEVIGEAVQTILRREGDTDAYERVKDLTRGKRVTLDDFRDLFDDLDVDEGVREELKALTPAGYVGVADELVDEIDE is encoded by the coding sequence ATGACCGACGACTCCGAACCGGCGGGCGACGACGACATCGCAGGGCTATCGCGGTCGGACCCGCTCGCGGCGGTGTCACCGCTCGACGGGCGGTACGCCGCTCGGACCGCACCGCTGTCGCCGTATGCGAGCGAAGCCGCGCTCATGCGCGCCCGGACCCGCGTCGAGGTCGAGTATCTGATCGAACTCGCAGCCCTCGACGCGACGCCGATCGCGCTGGACGAGGAAGCCGAGGCGGCGTTTCGCGCGGTCTACGAGGAGTTCTCCGCCGAGGACGCCCGCCTGATAAAGGCGCTGGAGGTCGAGGGGGCCGAGGGGTATGCCGCGACCAACCACGACGTGAAGGCGGTCGAGTACTTCCTGCGGGTTCGATTGGACGGGTTGGACGATTCCGGAACGATTGCCGACAGCGAGGCCCTGTACCCGTGGATCCACTTCGGGCTCACGAGCGAGGACGTGAACAACCTCGCCCAACGCCTTCTGGTGAAGCAGGCCGTGAGCGAGGCGATCGTGCCCGCGATTCGCGAGGTTCGGGACGCGCTCGTCGACCTCGCGCAGGAGCACCGCGGGACGCCCATGCTGGCGCACACCCACGGTCAGCCTGCGACGCCGACGACGTTCGGCAAGGAGATGGCCGTGTACGCTTCGCGGCTCGGCCGCGCGCTCGGCCGAGTCGTCGTCGCGAACGGCGACCTCTCCGGCAAACTCGCCGGCGCCTCGGGCACCTACGCCGCCCACGACGCGGCCTACCCCGATGTCGACTGGCGGGCGTTCGCCGAGTCGTTCGTGCGCGGGCTTGATCTGGAACACACGCCGCTCGCGACGCAGGTGAACCCCTGCGACGACCTCGCGGCGCTGTTCGACGCGCTGCGGGGCGTCAACAACATCCTCCTCGATCTGGACCTGGACGCGTGGCTGTACGTCTCCGACCGCTACCTCGGCCAGCGGACCGTCGAGGGGGAGACCGGCTCCTCGACGATGCCGCACAAGGTGAACCCGATCGACTTCGAGAACAGCGAGGGGAACCTCTCGAAGGCGAACTCGGATCTCACGTTCCTCGCCGACTACGTGACGACCTCGCGGCTTCAGCGCGACCTCTCAGACTCCACGGTCAAGCGCAACATGGGCGCCGCCCTCGCGCACTGCCTGATCGGTTACTCGAAGGCCGGCGACGGGCTCGCGACGGTCGTCCCGAACGAGACCGTCATGCGCGAGGAGCTGGCGGCGACGCCCGAGGTGATCGGCGAGGCCGTCCAGACGATCCTCCGGCGCGAGGGCGACACGGACGCCTACGAGCGCGTGAAGGATCTCACCCGCGGGAAGCGCGTTACCCTCGACGACTTCCGCGATCTGTTCGACGACCTCGACGTCGACGAGGGCGTCCGCGAAGAACTCAAGGCGCTGACTCCAGCGGGCTATGTCGGCGTCGCCGACGAGCTGGTCGACGAGATCGACGAGTAA
- the purN gene encoding phosphoribosylglycinamide formyltransferase, which translates to MKIAGLASNRGRNLRHIADAAPGDAELSVVLTNREQAPVLEAATERRIPTEVVEREDGESREAHERRILDRLADYDFDLVCLDGYMRVLTDEFLDAAPTTLNVHPSLLPAFPGTDAHEQVIDAGVRTTGCTVHVVTEAVDAGPIVTQEPVPVYEGDDAEALKGRVLHDAEFTAYPRAVRWFAEDRVTIERGGDDDAPVNVTVDGDTGGDFPERRFVSEERADTLRYGENPHQDAALYVDDGCEEASVVGADQLNPGAKGMGYNNYNDADGALNLVKEFDEPAAAVIKHTNPAGCATSDTVADAYDRALRTDAKSAFGGIVALNRECDADTADAIVDSFKEVVVAPGYTDSALDVLREKKNLRVLDVGPLGEGDERFSERFTEKPVVGGRLVQERDRQSPTAGDLDVVTEREPTDEQLATMVFAWKTLKHVKSNGILFATGTETVGVGMGQVSRVDAVTLAAMKAEKDAEGKSAEGAVMASDAFFPFPDAIEEAAEAGIEAVIQPGGSVNDEDVIAAADEHDMAMAFTGSRCFRHD; encoded by the coding sequence ATGAAGATCGCCGGACTCGCGAGCAACCGGGGACGGAACCTCAGACACATCGCCGACGCCGCGCCGGGTGATGCGGAGCTGTCGGTCGTCCTGACCAACCGCGAACAGGCGCCCGTGCTGGAGGCCGCCACGGAACGCCGGATCCCGACCGAGGTCGTCGAGCGCGAAGACGGGGAGTCGCGCGAGGCCCACGAGCGACGGATCCTCGACCGACTCGCCGATTACGACTTCGATCTCGTCTGTCTGGACGGGTACATGCGCGTGCTCACCGACGAGTTCCTCGACGCAGCCCCAACGACGCTGAACGTCCACCCGTCGCTTCTCCCCGCGTTCCCCGGTACGGACGCCCACGAACAGGTGATCGACGCCGGCGTCCGCACCACCGGCTGTACCGTCCACGTCGTCACCGAGGCGGTCGACGCCGGCCCGATCGTCACGCAGGAGCCGGTACCCGTCTACGAGGGCGACGACGCCGAGGCGCTGAAAGGCCGAGTACTTCACGACGCCGAGTTCACGGCGTACCCGCGAGCAGTGCGGTGGTTCGCGGAGGACCGAGTGACGATCGAGCGCGGGGGCGACGACGACGCTCCCGTGAACGTGACCGTTGACGGCGACACCGGCGGCGACTTCCCCGAGCGGCGGTTCGTCTCCGAGGAGCGCGCCGACACGCTGCGGTACGGCGAGAACCCCCATCAGGACGCCGCGCTCTACGTCGACGACGGCTGCGAGGAGGCGAGTGTCGTCGGCGCCGATCAGCTGAACCCCGGCGCGAAGGGGATGGGGTACAACAACTACAACGACGCCGACGGCGCGTTGAACCTCGTCAAGGAGTTCGACGAGCCCGCCGCCGCCGTGATCAAGCACACGAACCCGGCCGGCTGCGCAACGAGCGACACGGTCGCTGACGCGTACGACCGCGCGCTCCGCACTGACGCGAAGTCTGCGTTCGGCGGTATTGTCGCGCTGAATCGCGAGTGCGACGCCGACACCGCCGACGCCATCGTCGACTCGTTCAAGGAGGTCGTCGTCGCGCCCGGCTACACCGACAGCGCGCTCGATGTGCTCCGGGAGAAGAAGAACCTCCGCGTGCTCGATGTCGGCCCCCTCGGTGAGGGTGATGAGCGCTTCTCCGAACGGTTCACGGAGAAGCCGGTCGTCGGCGGGCGGCTGGTTCAAGAACGGGACCGCCAGTCGCCGACCGCCGGCGACCTCGACGTGGTCACCGAGCGCGAGCCCACCGACGAACAGCTAGCAACGATGGTGTTCGCGTGGAAGACGCTCAAACACGTGAAATCGAACGGGATCTTGTTCGCGACCGGCACCGAAACGGTCGGCGTCGGGATGGGGCAGGTGTCTCGCGTCGACGCCGTCACGCTGGCGGCGATGAAGGCGGAGAAGGACGCCGAGGGGAAATCTGCAGAGGGCGCGGTGATGGCCTCGGACGCCTTCTTCCCGTTCCCGGACGCGATCGAAGAGGCGGCGGAGGCCGGGATCGAGGCCGTGATCCAGCCCGGCGGCTCGGTCAACGACGAGGACGTGATCGCCGCGGCCGACGAACACGACATGGCGATGGCGTTCACCGGCTCGCGCTGCTTCCGACACGACTGA
- a CDS encoding digeranylgeranylglycerophospholipid reductase has translation MVDRYDVVIAGAGPAGAQCARDLATRDYDVVVLETESEDEFPRQSNKSTAGTFPSMMSSFGIPDDVVMSYTDDVVLESPNNHYKSYQPGAVLEFADFKRFLVADGRESGAEYRFDSRVSRPILDDDGVIEGVRYNGDEEVYAEVVVDATGPAAPIASALDVVDLERKNQAIGIEYEMEGVEMNHPEYADLRRSMMLRLDHDIAPGGYSWIFATGEDTAKVGICYIQNDRHREFAQESQTVDGYLDAWIDRDPRFADATKINGKVHRGSAHIQMPDQMHTDRFLAIGDTVPSIDPLWGEGIHKGMKSARAAAATVDRCLTDSKRRLDAESLAVYERLWHRDVAPRMKSRLMLTRLLYLAPNERYDRFMRDLRKTEENTLEKANQGEKASMAKLLHLDDIPLLAKFAREQLGS, from the coding sequence ATGGTTGATCGCTACGACGTCGTGATCGCGGGTGCCGGACCGGCGGGCGCTCAGTGCGCTCGCGATCTGGCGACGCGAGACTACGACGTCGTCGTTCTCGAAACGGAGTCGGAAGACGAGTTCCCCCGCCAGAGCAACAAGTCGACCGCCGGGACGTTCCCGTCGATGATGTCCTCCTTCGGGATCCCCGACGATGTGGTGATGTCGTACACCGACGACGTGGTGTTGGAGTCGCCCAACAACCACTACAAAAGCTACCAGCCCGGCGCGGTGTTAGAGTTCGCCGACTTCAAGCGGTTCCTCGTCGCGGACGGCCGCGAGAGCGGCGCCGAGTACCGGTTCGACTCGCGGGTGTCCCGGCCGATCCTCGACGACGACGGCGTCATCGAGGGCGTTCGGTACAACGGCGACGAGGAGGTGTACGCAGAGGTGGTCGTCGACGCCACCGGTCCCGCGGCACCGATCGCGAGCGCGCTCGACGTGGTCGATCTCGAACGCAAAAATCAGGCGATCGGTATCGAGTACGAGATGGAGGGCGTCGAGATGAACCACCCGGAGTACGCCGATCTACGGCGGTCGATGATGCTCCGACTCGACCACGACATCGCGCCCGGCGGCTACTCGTGGATCTTCGCAACCGGCGAGGACACCGCGAAGGTCGGGATCTGTTACATCCAGAACGACCGCCACCGCGAGTTCGCACAGGAGAGCCAGACCGTCGACGGCTACCTCGACGCGTGGATCGACCGCGACCCCCGCTTCGCCGACGCGACGAAGATCAACGGGAAGGTCCACCGGGGCTCCGCGCACATCCAGATGCCCGACCAGATGCACACCGACCGCTTCCTCGCGATCGGAGATACGGTCCCTTCCATCGACCCCCTCTGGGGCGAGGGGATCCACAAGGGGATGAAGTCGGCTCGCGCCGCGGCGGCCACCGTCGACCGGTGTCTCACCGACTCGAAGCGTCGCCTCGATGCGGAGAGCCTCGCCGTCTACGAGCGGCTCTGGCACCGCGACGTGGCCCCGCGGATGAAGTCGCGGCTGATGCTCACGCGGCTGCTGTACCTCGCGCCGAACGAGCGGTACGACCGGTTCATGCGCGACCTCCGGAAAACGGAAGAGAACACGCTCGAGAAGGCGAATCAAGGGGAGAAGGCGTCGATGGCGAAGCTGCTCCACCTCGACGACATCCCGCTTTTGGCGAAGTTCGCGCGCGAGCAGTTGGGGTCGTAG
- a CDS encoding 2-oxoacid:ferredoxin oxidoreductase subunit beta: MSSDIRFTDFKSDKQPTWCPGCGDFGTMNGMMKALAETGNDPDNTFVVAGIGCSGKIGTYMHSYALHGVHGRALPVGTGVKMARPDIEVMVAGGDGDGYSIGAGHFVHAVRRNVDMTYVVMDNRIYGLTKGQASPTSREDFETSTSPEGPKQPPVNPHALALASGATFIAQSFSSDALRHQEIIQKAVEHDGFGFVNVYSPCVTFNDVDTYDYFRDSLVDLKESDHDPSDKEAAKDVIFDDDTEHQGIIYQDEESVPYHERHGVDEDMSVIPDGAPEGATDLVREFY; the protein is encoded by the coding sequence ATGAGCTCAGACATTCGATTCACCGATTTCAAGTCCGACAAGCAGCCGACGTGGTGTCCGGGATGCGGCGACTTCGGCACCATGAACGGAATGATGAAGGCCCTCGCGGAGACGGGCAACGACCCCGATAACACCTTCGTCGTCGCCGGCATCGGCTGTTCCGGAAAGATCGGCACGTACATGCACAGCTACGCGCTCCACGGCGTCCACGGACGCGCGCTTCCGGTCGGGACCGGCGTCAAAATGGCCCGTCCCGACATCGAAGTGATGGTCGCCGGCGGCGACGGCGACGGCTACTCCATCGGCGCGGGCCACTTCGTCCACGCCGTCCGGCGCAACGTCGACATGACGTACGTCGTGATGGACAACCGCATCTACGGGCTGACGAAGGGGCAGGCCTCGCCTACCTCCCGTGAGGACTTCGAGACGTCGACGAGCCCCGAGGGCCCCAAACAGCCCCCGGTCAACCCGCACGCGCTGGCGCTGGCGTCGGGTGCGACGTTCATCGCGCAGTCGTTCTCCTCGGACGCGCTCCGCCATCAGGAGATCATCCAGAAGGCGGTCGAACACGACGGGTTCGGCTTCGTGAACGTCTACTCGCCGTGCGTGACGTTCAACGACGTGGACACGTACGACTACTTCCGCGATTCGCTGGTCGATCTGAAGGAGTCGGACCACGATCCCAGCGACAAGGAGGCCGCCAAAGACGTCATCTTCGACGACGATACGGAGCATCAGGGTATCATCTACCAGGACGAGGAGTCGGTGCCGTACCACGAGCGTCACGGCGTCGACGAGGACATGTCCGTCATCCCGGACGGCGCGCCCGAGGGCGCGACGGACCTCGTCCGCGAGTTCTACTGA
- a CDS encoding 2-oxoacid:acceptor oxidoreductase subunit alpha, translated as MAADFNWAVGGEAGDGIDSTGKIFAQALSRAGRHVFTSKDFASRIRGGYTAYKVRTSVDKVQSVVDRLDVLIALTPRTIEENLDELHEGSVIIYDGERTTMQDVEIPDEMIGIDVPLKRLAEEAGGAIMRNVVALGAACEVAEFPIENLDSALEKRFADKGQKLVDNNKEAARAGQSYVDEEYDHEFDYDLETTDEDYVLLNGDEAIGMGAIAAGCRFYAGYPITPATDVMTYLTGRIERYGGHVVQAEDELSAINMALGAARGGARSMTATSGPGIDLMTETFGLIATSETPLVICNVMRSGPSTGMPTKQEQGDLNGMLYGGHGEVPRFVLAPTTIAECFWKTVEAFNLAEKYQLPVYLTADLSMAVTEQTFTPDTFDMDEVEIDRGFVVDETTIDDHMSESGGFQPHEITDDGISPRAFPGTADGAHMSTGLEHDEQGRRTEDTGMRVEQVDKRNRKVDTAEEREDWSPREFGDADADTLVISWGSNEGALAEAVDLLADEGVDVRVLSVPYIFPRPDLSEDVEAAENVIVVECNERGQFANLIEHDVLARVDRINKYNGVRFKADELADDIKETLAAGVEA; from the coding sequence ATGGCTGCGGACTTCAACTGGGCTGTCGGCGGGGAGGCCGGCGACGGCATCGACTCGACCGGGAAGATCTTTGCGCAAGCGCTCTCTCGGGCGGGTCGACACGTGTTCACGTCGAAGGACTTCGCCTCGCGGATCCGAGGCGGCTACACCGCCTACAAGGTGCGAACCTCCGTCGACAAGGTACAGAGCGTCGTTGACCGGCTCGATGTGCTCATCGCGTTGACCCCCCGGACCATCGAGGAGAACCTCGACGAGCTCCACGAGGGGTCGGTGATCATCTACGACGGCGAGCGAACCACGATGCAGGACGTGGAGATCCCCGACGAGATGATCGGGATCGACGTTCCGCTCAAGCGGCTCGCCGAGGAGGCCGGCGGAGCGATCATGCGCAACGTCGTCGCGCTCGGCGCGGCCTGTGAGGTCGCCGAGTTCCCCATCGAGAACCTCGACTCCGCGCTCGAAAAGCGCTTCGCGGATAAGGGGCAGAAGCTCGTCGACAACAACAAGGAGGCCGCCCGCGCTGGACAGTCGTACGTCGACGAGGAGTACGACCACGAGTTCGACTACGACTTGGAGACTACTGACGAGGACTACGTCCTCCTCAACGGCGACGAGGCCATCGGGATGGGCGCCATCGCGGCGGGCTGCCGCTTCTACGCCGGCTACCCGATCACGCCCGCGACCGACGTGATGACGTATCTCACGGGCCGGATCGAGCGATACGGCGGCCACGTCGTGCAGGCGGAAGACGAGCTGTCCGCGATCAACATGGCGCTCGGCGCCGCCCGCGGGGGCGCGCGGTCGATGACCGCCACGTCCGGTCCCGGGATCGACCTGATGACGGAGACGTTCGGGCTCATCGCGACCTCGGAGACGCCGCTCGTCATCTGTAACGTGATGCGCTCCGGCCCGTCGACCGGGATGCCGACGAAACAGGAGCAGGGCGACCTCAACGGAATGCTGTACGGCGGCCACGGCGAGGTCCCCCGGTTCGTGCTCGCACCGACGACGATCGCGGAGTGCTTCTGGAAGACCGTCGAGGCGTTCAACCTCGCCGAGAAGTACCAGCTCCCCGTCTACCTCACCGCCGACCTCTCGATGGCGGTCACCGAGCAGACGTTCACGCCGGACACCTTCGACATGGACGAGGTGGAGATCGACCGTGGCTTCGTCGTCGACGAGACGACGATCGACGACCACATGAGCGAGTCGGGCGGCTTCCAGCCCCACGAGATCACCGACGACGGGATCTCGCCGCGGGCGTTCCCCGGCACCGCCGACGGCGCGCACATGTCCACCGGCCTCGAACACGACGAGCAAGGTCGTCGGACCGAGGATACCGGGATGCGCGTCGAGCAGGTCGATAAGCGCAACCGGAAAGTCGATACCGCCGAGGAGCGCGAGGACTGGAGCCCGCGCGAGTTCGGCGACGCAGACGCCGACACGCTCGTGATCTCGTGGGGGTCGAACGAGGGAGCGCTCGCCGAGGCGGTCGATCTCCTCGCCGACGAGGGGGTCGACGTGCGGGTGCTTTCCGTGCCGTACATCTTCCCGCGCCCGGACCTTTCCGAGGACGTCGAGGCGGCGGAGAACGTCATCGTCGTGGAGTGCAACGAGCGGGGTCAGTTCGCGAACCTCATCGAACACGACGTCTTGGCTCGCGTCGATCGGATAAACAAGTACAACGGCGTGCGGTTCAAGGCGGACGAACTCGCAGATGACATCAAGGAGACCCTCGCGGCGGGGGTGGAGGCGTAA